The following coding sequences lie in one Microvirga sp. 17 mud 1-3 genomic window:
- the carA gene encoding glutamine-hydrolyzing carbamoyl-phosphate synthase small subunit, translated as MLQDKDTTGSSSGGWTEPRATAVLVLQDGTVLEGFGIGAIGEATGEVCFNTAMTGYQEILTDPSYAGQIITFTFPHIGNVGANDEDIESVNAASSSGVRGAIMAAAVTDPSNWRASRHLDGWLKARGIVGLTGIDTRALTALIREKGMPNAVIAHDPEGRFDLDALKARAAALPSMDGLDLVPLVTGAQRFDWDESTWTLGQGYGKQAETKHHVVAIDYGVKRNILRLLARAGCKVTVVPATASADDILALKPDGVFLSNGPGDPAATGEYAVPVIKKVLDEKIPTFGICLGHQMLSLAVGGKTKKMHQGHHGANHPVKDRTTGKVEITSMNHGFAVDPETLPQNAVETHVSLFDGSNCGIALTDRPAFSVQYHPEASPGPQDSHYLFDRFVKMIEDEKAKRQA; from the coding sequence ATGCTGCAAGACAAAGACACCACCGGGTCCTCCTCGGGTGGCTGGACGGAGCCGCGCGCCACGGCTGTTCTCGTGCTTCAGGACGGCACCGTCCTGGAAGGCTTCGGCATCGGCGCCATCGGCGAGGCCACGGGCGAGGTCTGCTTTAACACGGCCATGACGGGCTACCAGGAAATCCTGACCGACCCGTCCTATGCCGGCCAGATCATCACCTTCACGTTCCCGCATATCGGCAATGTCGGCGCCAACGACGAGGACATCGAGAGCGTGAACGCCGCCTCCTCGTCGGGTGTGCGCGGCGCCATCATGGCAGCCGCAGTCACCGATCCGTCGAACTGGCGGGCCTCCCGCCACCTGGACGGCTGGCTCAAGGCCCGTGGCATCGTCGGCCTCACGGGCATCGACACCCGGGCGCTCACCGCCCTCATCCGCGAGAAGGGCATGCCCAACGCGGTGATCGCGCACGACCCCGAGGGCCGCTTCGACCTCGACGCCCTTAAGGCCCGCGCAGCCGCCCTGCCGTCCATGGACGGGCTCGACCTCGTCCCCCTGGTCACCGGCGCCCAGCGCTTCGACTGGGACGAGAGCACCTGGACCCTCGGCCAGGGCTACGGCAAGCAGGCCGAGACCAAGCATCACGTGGTCGCCATCGATTATGGCGTGAAGCGCAACATCCTGCGCCTCCTCGCCCGCGCAGGCTGCAAGGTCACGGTCGTGCCCGCCACCGCCTCGGCCGACGACATCCTGGCGCTCAAGCCCGACGGGGTGTTCCTGTCCAACGGTCCGGGCGATCCGGCCGCCACGGGCGAATATGCGGTTCCGGTGATCAAGAAGGTGCTGGACGAGAAGATCCCGACCTTCGGCATCTGCCTCGGTCACCAGATGCTGAGCCTCGCGGTCGGCGGCAAGACCAAGAAGATGCACCAGGGCCATCACGGCGCGAACCATCCGGTCAAGGACAGGACCACCGGCAAGGTGGAGATCACCTCCATGAACCACGGCTTCGCGGTTGATCCCGAGACCCTGCCGCAGAACGCGGTCGAGACCCACGTGTCGCTCTTCGACGGCTCCAATTGCGGCATTGCGCTGACCGACCGGCCGGCCTTCTCGGTGCAGTACCACCCGGAAGCCTCCCCGGGCCCGCAGGACAGCCACTATCTCTTCGACCGCTTCGTGAAGATGATCGAAGACGAGAAGGCGAAACGCCAAGCTTAA
- a CDS encoding GatB/YqeY domain-containing protein, with translation MLRERFTADMKEAMKAGDKPRLGAIRLIQAALKDKDIEARGAGKGQATDEEILALLQKMIKQRQESITMYEQGGRAELAAQEKAEAEVISSYLPKQMDEAEVKAAIEAAIAETGAASMKDMGKVVGLLRGKYAGRMDFAKASGLVKEMLPKG, from the coding sequence ATGCTGCGCGAACGTTTCACCGCCGACATGAAGGAAGCCATGAAGGCCGGCGACAAGCCCAGGCTCGGCGCCATCCGGCTGATCCAGGCGGCCCTCAAGGACAAGGACATCGAGGCCCGCGGCGCCGGCAAGGGCCAGGCCACGGACGAGGAGATCCTGGCCCTGCTCCAGAAGATGATCAAGCAGCGCCAGGAATCCATCACCATGTACGAGCAGGGCGGACGGGCGGAGCTCGCCGCCCAGGAGAAGGCGGAGGCCGAGGTCATCTCCTCCTACCTGCCCAAGCAGATGGACGAGGCGGAGGTGAAGGCCGCCATCGAGGCCGCCATTGCCGAGACCGGGGCCGCCTCCATGAAGGACATGGGCAAGGTGGTCGGCCTCCTGCGCGGCAAATATGCCGGCCGCATGGATTTCGCCAAGGCGAGCGGTCTCGTGAAGGAGATGCTGCCCAAGGGTTAA
- a CDS encoding cysteine hydrolase family protein — protein sequence MTLANAALLPVDMQQAFDQPSWPRRWNNDLDANGLALLEAWRTRGLPVLHVRHDSVEPGSTLAPGQPGNAFRPGFEPRSGEALISKSVNSAFIGTDLDLRLKRLGIRTIVVFGISTDMCVSTTVRVGANLEYEMVLVEDACDCFELPDGAGGTIPAQTVHRVHVATLGFEFARVTTTRDLLAELGAAAGKAA from the coding sequence ATGACCCTCGCCAACGCCGCCCTCCTGCCTGTGGATATGCAGCAGGCCTTCGACCAACCCTCCTGGCCCCGCCGCTGGAACAACGATCTCGACGCCAACGGCCTCGCCCTGCTGGAAGCCTGGCGGACCAGGGGTCTGCCGGTCCTCCATGTGAGGCACGATTCCGTGGAGCCGGGCTCGACCCTGGCGCCGGGTCAGCCGGGCAATGCCTTCCGCCCGGGCTTCGAGCCGCGCTCCGGCGAGGCGCTGATTTCCAAGAGCGTCAACTCGGCCTTCATCGGCACCGATCTCGACCTCCGGCTCAAGCGCCTCGGGATCCGCACAATCGTGGTCTTCGGGATCTCGACCGACATGTGCGTCTCGACCACCGTGCGGGTCGGCGCCAATCTCGAATACGAGATGGTGCTGGTCGAGGATGCCTGCGACTGCTTCGAATTGCCGGACGGCGCGGGCGGCACGATTCCCGCCCAAACCGTCCACCGGGTCCATGTGGCGACGCTCGGCTTCGAGTTCGCCCGGGTGACGACGACCCGGGACCTTCTCGCAGAGCTGGGCGCGGCCGCCGGGAAGGCGGCCTGA
- a CDS encoding Lrp/AsnC family transcriptional regulator translates to MLDDKDKILIAALRKNARESLVGLARSVGLSRSATQERMRRLEREGVIRGYTVELAAEQDPAVRAMIAVTFQPGFRCKHVVPHLAGIPEIVACHSLTGSIDMMVMVACGSNAALDHVRDTVAATEGVATATTHLVLGTPLARS, encoded by the coding sequence ATGCTCGACGACAAAGACAAGATTCTGATCGCGGCCTTGCGGAAGAACGCCCGGGAGAGCCTCGTGGGCCTTGCCCGCAGCGTCGGGCTCTCGCGCAGCGCCACCCAGGAACGGATGCGCCGCCTGGAGCGGGAGGGGGTCATCCGGGGCTACACGGTGGAGCTCGCAGCCGAGCAGGACCCAGCCGTGCGGGCCATGATCGCCGTCACGTTCCAGCCCGGCTTCCGCTGCAAGCACGTGGTCCCGCACCTCGCCGGAATCCCCGAGATCGTCGCCTGTCATTCCCTGACCGGCTCCATCGACATGATGGTGATGGTGGCCTGCGGCTCTAACGCGGCCCTCGACCACGTCCGCGATACGGTTGCGGCCACCGAAGGCGTCGCGACGGCCACGACTCATCTCGTGCTGGGGACGCCGCTGGCGCGGTCGTGA
- the dnaG gene encoding DNA primase, with product MRYPPQILEEIRARLPVSAVVGKRVRLKKAGREWKGLSPFNAEKTPSFYVNDQKQFYHCFSSGKHGDIFTFLMETEGLSFPEAVERLAAEAGVALPKLSREDRAEEVKRNTLYDVMEMAAEFFMASLQGRFGLKARDYLAGRSLGREIQERFRIGYAPPERYALRDHLAGKGVPLEMMEEAGLLYSGEDVKVPYDRFRDRVMFPICDLRGRVIAFGGRAMSAEVSAKYLNSPDTPLFNKGRLLYNFHLARKPAHDRGTVIVAEGYVDVIALSTAGFPNAVAPLGTALTEDQLALLWRMADEPILCFDGDKAGRRAAYRALDIALPNLSAGKSLRFALLPEGQDPDDLVRSGGPAAMERVLASARPLIDILWAREVEVGPLDTPERRAALEQRLRESLSLIRDETLRRYYREDVESRLSTQNPEPRPGRFSRQGGDFRRGRRGPAPITPSARLSISPLLARSALFTGGSGETPRDAMILCTFLAHPEMLHSHAETLAELEFEGRGAQDLRRFLIDDAAHGEPSDPDVMRARLERAGLADVAERLTSLVRPGDRWVLDPHADFLRLEDALRQAITLHRRARTLHSELRAAERALAEDDNEANLAWLREVQNQLSSVEGAEADLDDGVVHRDH from the coding sequence TTGCGTTACCCGCCCCAGATCCTCGAGGAGATCCGCGCCCGGCTGCCGGTTTCGGCCGTCGTGGGCAAGCGCGTGCGCCTCAAGAAGGCCGGGCGGGAATGGAAGGGGCTGTCCCCGTTCAACGCCGAGAAGACGCCCTCGTTCTACGTGAACGACCAGAAGCAGTTCTACCATTGCTTCTCGTCCGGCAAGCACGGGGACATCTTCACGTTCCTGATGGAGACCGAGGGGCTGTCCTTCCCGGAGGCCGTGGAACGGCTCGCCGCGGAAGCCGGTGTGGCGCTGCCGAAGCTCTCCCGCGAGGACCGGGCCGAGGAAGTCAAACGCAACACCCTCTACGACGTCATGGAGATGGCCGCGGAGTTCTTCATGGCGTCCCTCCAGGGCCGGTTCGGCCTGAAGGCGCGCGATTATCTGGCCGGTCGTTCCCTGGGCCGCGAGATCCAGGAGCGCTTCCGGATCGGCTATGCGCCGCCGGAGCGCTACGCCCTGCGGGACCATCTGGCCGGGAAGGGCGTGCCCCTGGAGATGATGGAGGAGGCGGGCCTCCTCTATTCCGGCGAGGATGTGAAGGTCCCTTATGACCGGTTCCGGGACCGGGTCATGTTCCCGATCTGTGACCTGCGCGGGCGGGTCATCGCCTTCGGCGGCCGGGCCATGAGCGCGGAGGTCTCGGCGAAGTACCTCAACTCGCCGGATACGCCGCTCTTCAACAAGGGGCGCCTTCTCTACAATTTCCACCTTGCCCGCAAGCCCGCCCACGACCGTGGGACCGTGATCGTCGCGGAAGGCTATGTGGACGTGATCGCGCTGAGCACGGCGGGCTTCCCCAATGCGGTCGCGCCCTTAGGGACGGCCCTGACCGAGGACCAGCTCGCCCTGCTCTGGCGCATGGCGGACGAGCCGATCCTGTGCTTCGACGGCGACAAGGCCGGGCGCCGGGCGGCCTACCGCGCCCTCGACATCGCCCTGCCCAATCTCAGTGCCGGCAAGTCCCTGCGCTTCGCGCTCCTGCCGGAAGGGCAGGATCCGGACGATCTCGTGCGCTCGGGCGGCCCGGCCGCCATGGAGCGGGTGCTCGCCTCCGCACGGCCTCTCATCGACATCCTCTGGGCGCGGGAGGTGGAGGTCGGTCCCCTCGATACGCCGGAGCGGCGGGCCGCGCTGGAGCAGCGCCTGCGCGAATCGCTGTCACTGATTCGCGACGAAACCCTCCGGCGCTATTACCGGGAGGACGTCGAAAGCCGTCTTTCCACGCAGAATCCGGAGCCGCGGCCAGGTCGGTTCAGCCGCCAGGGCGGAGATTTCCGGCGGGGCCGCCGGGGCCCTGCGCCGATCACGCCGAGCGCCAGGCTGAGCATCAGCCCGCTGCTCGCCCGCAGCGCCCTTTTCACGGGCGGCTCCGGCGAGACGCCCCGCGACGCGATGATCCTGTGCACCTTCCTGGCCCATCCGGAGATGCTCCACAGTCACGCGGAAACCCTTGCGGAGCTTGAGTTTGAGGGGAGGGGTGCGCAGGATCTCCGGCGGTTTCTCATCGACGACGCGGCCCATGGCGAGCCCTCGGATCCCGACGTGATGCGCGCCCGCCTGGAGCGGGCGGGGCTTGCGGATGTGGCGGAACGTCTTACATCTCTGGTACGCCCCGGGGACCGCTGGGTCCTTGATCCGCATGCCGATTTCCTGCGACTCGAAGACGCATTGCGGCAGGCAATCACCTTGCATCGCCGCGCACGCACGTTACATAGCGAGCTTCGGGCTGCGGAGCGCGCACTCGCCGAAGACGACAACGAGGCCAATCTCGCCTGGCTGCGAGAGGTCCAAAACCAGCTGTCTTCCGTCGAGGGTGCCGAGGCCGATCTAGACGACGGAGTTGTCCACCGCGACCACTGA